The DNA sequence GTCGATACTCGATTAGGTTATTATCTACAGTCAGGTATACAACTGGGTATTAACCAACATATTCATTTGGCATTTAATTTTCGGATAGAATCATTATCACAGAATTGGCACTTTTACGAAAAAAACAGTGACGACATCCTCTATTCCAACGCATTTCCCAACAGGTACTTTCTGGCTCAACCTACTAGCTATCGACTACAGCTACAAGCAGCCTATAGCTGGTGATCAATCCCCCTTCATCGACAATTGTATCCGTTTCCGTTCACGGTCGATGGACACCACCCGGACCTGCACCTGCTGGTTGAGGCTGACGACATCGGCGGGGTTTTTCACAAATTTATCGGCCAATTGGCTGATGTGTACCAGGCCGTTTTCTTTGATCCCAATGTCTACGAAGGCACCGAAATTGGTGACGTTGGTGACGATGCCCGGCAATTGCATGCCCTCGTACAGGTCATCTATGGTGCTGACGTTAGCAAACTGGAAGGACTTGGCTTCGCCTCGGGGGTCAAGGCCGGGTTTGGCCAATTCCTGGAGGATGTCTTTCAGGGTAGGCAGGCCCACCTCTTCCGTGATGTACTGCCGGAGGTTGATCTGTTTGCGTAGTTCGCCACGCTTAATCAAGTCGGTAACGCTGACGCCCAGGTCGCTGGCCATCTGTTCTACCAGGGCGTAGCGCTCGGGGTGTACCGCCGTATTATCCAGCGGATTCTTACCATCGCGGATGCGTAAGAAACCAGCTGCTTGTTCGTAGGCTTTATCGCCCAGGCGAGCTACCTTTTTCAAAGTTTTACGTGATTTGAAGGGGCCGTTTTCGCGACGGTAATCCACAATGTTCTGGGCCAGGGTGGGCCCCAAACCAGAGACGTAAGTCAGTAGGTGTTTGCTGGCGGTATTGAGGTTGATGCCGACGGCGTTCACGCTGCTTTCTACGGTGCGGTCGAGGCTTTCTTTCAGCATTGTTTGGTTGACATCGTGCTGGTACTGCCCAACGCCGATGCTTTTAGGATCGATCTTGACCAGCTCAGCCAGAGGATCCATCAAGCGGCGACCGATAGAGACTGCGCCGCGCACGGTGAGATCCAGTTCGGCAAATTCTTCGCGCGCGGCTTCGGAGGCCGAATAGATGGAAGCACCCGCTTCGTTGACGGAGAACACCTCCACGCGATGGTTAAATTTGATGCTGCTGCACAGGCTGAGCGTCTCCCGTCCGGCGGTACCGTTCCCCACGGCGATTGCTTCAATCCGGTAACGATCGACCATATCTTCGAGCATGTAGCGGGTTTCGGCGTCTTTGCTCTGAGGTGGGTGGGGATAGATGGTGGTATGGTACAATAGGTTGCCGTTGGCGTCCAGGCATACAACCTTGCAACCGGTACGAAAACCGGGATCAATCCCCAGTGTAGCTCTTTGCCCCAAAGGTGCTGCCAGCAGTAATTGCCGCAGGTTGGTGGTGAATACTTCGATGGCTTCTTTATCGGCTTTGTCTTTGGCCAGCTTGCGGAATTCGGTTTCGATGCTGGGCCCCAGGAGCCGCTGGTAACCGTCTTGCAAGGCCATTTTCACCTGCTGACTGGCTTCGCCGTAACCATCGAGGTAACCACGTTCCAAATCGGCAAGGACCAGTTCGTCTTCGGGGGCAATGATGACCCGCAGGAGGCCTTCTTCTTCCCCACGACGAATAGCCAACAAGCGGTGACTTGGGCACTTACTGAGCGGTTCGCTATAGTCGAAATAATCCTGGTATTTAGCAGCTTCTGTGTCTTTACCACGCGCGACTTTACTTGTAATGACTGCGCCGCGGCGAAAGTGCTTGCGCACAGTATTTCGTGCTTTCTCGTCTTCATTCGCTATTTCGGCGATGATGTCGCGGGCACCTTGCAGGGCATCTTCTATGGTAGGGACCTCGTCGTTGAGATAAGTTGCAGCCATCGCTTCGATGCCTTGCTGCTGGCGTTGTTCCAAAATCTTTAGCGCGAGGGGTTCCAATCCTCGTTCGCGGGCCACACTGGCGCGGGTTTTGCGCTTGCGTTTGTAGGGCAGGTACAAATCTTCCAGCTCGTTGGTATCGTAGGTATTACGGATGCGCTGCTCCAATTCGGGAGTAAGCTTGCCCTGCTCGGCAATGGCGGAAAGGATGGTTTCGCGGCGTTTCTCTAAATCAGTCAGACGTTTGTGTTCTTGTTGAATTTCGGCCAACTCTACTTCGTCCAATTCTCCGGTCGCTTCTTTCCGGTAACGGGCAACAAAGGGAATCGTTGCCCCATCCTCAAACAGGCGCAAGGCGGCAGCTACCTGCTTTTCTGAAATATTAACCGTTTGTGCTATTCTTTTAATCAATGCTGATGACATGAGCTTCTTTTTTGGGAACGCAAAGATGGGAAATTGGCGGCAGAATAGAAATTTGAATATGCCAGGCACAGGGATTTCTTAGACAAACAGCACTGAACCCTATAAGGGCAGATAAGAAAATATAAGTAATTATTTTAATAACCCAACTGTTCATTTTCGTACAGCACTGCACGGTAATGCACACTTCAGCCACCTTTCACCACCACACAAACAACTGATTTTCAAAAAGCTGCAACCTTCGGCACACCTCTTGCTATCTTTAGCCAGAATAGAAATCACCCGACACATGTTAAAGAACTATCTAAAAACCGCCTTGAGAAATTTGTGGAAGAACCGCTTCTACAGTGGTATCAACCTACTCGGCTTGAGCAGTGGTATGTTGTGTTTCCTCTTCATTGCTGCTTTCATTCAGGATGAACTGAGTTACAATCGTTTCCACGAAAAAGGAGACAGGATTGTCCGAATGAATTTCGTCGGGAAAATGGGAGAAAATGACCTGACCGTGCCGCAGCTAGGTGCTCCGGTAGGTGCCGTTATGCTCGAAGAATTTCCTGAGGTAGAGAACTTCATGCGCTTTAGAGAGACGGGAGAGTTTCTAGTTCGTTACGAAAACCAAAGCTTCCAGGAAAGTGAAGTCGTTTATGCCGACAGCACCTTATTAGACATTTTTGATTTTACCCTCCTTGAGGGTGACCCGAACAGCATTTTGCGACAAGCCGGGACGGCCATCGTTACTCAGTCCATTGCCAAAAAATATTTCGGCAGTCAAAATCCTATTGGTAAAACAATTCAATTAGACAATGAGTCGGACTATGTCATAAATGGTGTTTTGGCAGACATCCCGAAAAACTCTACGATCCAACAGGATATTTTCCTAGCAATGGCCAGCTTGGATGAAAGTCGCGAAACCTTGTGGACCAACATGAATTTTGAAACCTACTTCCTGCTTCGCGAAGGGGCCCAAATTGCTAATATTGAAGCCAAACTCCCGGAATTTCTCCGTAGGCATCTGGGCAGTGAAATGGAACGCTTCCTGAAAATTTCTTTTGATGATTTTCTTGCTGCGGGCAACTCCGGAGAATTTACCCTTATGCCGCTACGTGATATTTATCTCCATTCTGAATTCCAGGAGAACCTTGGGCCGAGTAGCGATATCAAATACCTCTATATTTTTGCTGCCGTGGGTATCTTCATCTTGTTGCTGGCTGCAATCAACTTTGTAAATCTAGCGACCGCCAGGGCTTCAACCCGTTCCCGGGAAGTGGGAGTGAGAAAAGTCGTTGGTGCTGGTCGGTTGCAACTTATGGGGCAATTCTTATCGGAGAGTACCCTGTTGGCATTTCTGGCATTGGGAATAGCGCTGATAGGGATGCGCATTGCCCTCCCCTACTTCAACGAACTGGCAGGTAAATCGATCAGGATGAGCTTTTTTATGGAACAACCCTTGATGGTAGGAATTGGGTTTTCACTGGTTGCGCTTATTGGGTTACTTGCAGGAGCTTATCCTTCCTTTGTATTAGCGGGTTTCCGTCCTATGGAAGCTATTCAGCAACGCTTACCTGGTAATGGTAAGCGCCGTAGCCAATTGGACTTGCGGGGTACGCTGGTTGTCTTTCAGTTTGCTATTACGACTTTACTCTTGGTAAGTACTCTCACGGTGTATCGACAAATGCAATTTGTACAGGAGAAAAAACTGGGTTACAACAAGGAACAACTCCTGCTCATTGATGGTGCTTATGGACTAGGCGATCAGCTATCAGCCTTTACCTCCCAACTAAAAATGGACGCCAGGGTAAAAAGCCTGGCAACCACCAGCTACTTGCCTACGCCTTCCAGCAGGAACAAGAGTGGTTACTTTTTGGGCAATAGCCCCGAAAAGAGTGCTTTGTACATGATGCAGGTGTGGTACGTTGACGAAAACTACCTGCCTACGATGGACATCGAACTGGTAGAGGGTCGCAACTTTGCCCCTACCACCGAAACGGGAACCACGACCAACGTCATCGTCAACGAAGCAGCCATTCGGGAGTTTCACCTTACTGGTGACGTCATTGGCCAACAGATCAGCCGCAACTTTGGCGATGATGCTGGTGATCAGTCAGCACTTTATGTTTACAATATTGTGGGGGTGGTAAAAGACTTCCACTACGAATCCTTCCACCATGAAATTGAACCATTGGTACTGCATCAAGGTCAGAGTAATCGCTTTGTGGCCGCAAGGGTGACCCCTACGAATCTTCCTGGCCTCCTTACCGACATTGAACAACAGTGGAAGGCCCTGGCTCCGCACCAGCCTTTTCAGTACACCTTCCTGGATGAAGGTTTTACGCAAATGTACGAGGCCGAAATCCGGATGGGTAAAGTAGCTCGACTATTCGCCTTCTTATCTATACTCATTGCTAGTATTGGACTCTTGGGTTTAGCTACGTTCACGGCGCTCCAAAGGCAAAAAGAAGTAAGTATCCGCAAAGTCCTGGGTGCTTCGGTGAGTGGACTATTCCTGCTGCTGACTCGCGACTTTGGCAAATTGATTCTTATTGCCTTGGTGATCAGCTTACCAATTTCGTGGTACTTGATGCAGCAGTGGTTGCAGGGTTTTGTGTACGCTACAGCGATCAGTATCAGTACCTTCTTCCTTACGGGTGGGGTACTGCTGGTGGTGGCACTACTGGCCGTAGGGTTTCAGTCGCTGCGGACGGCGCTGGGGAATCCGGTGGATTCGCTGCGGGGGACGTAGGGTTGGAAGCCATGACAATAGCAACAACCAGGTAGAGAGGAAGTGAATCGGTAGACATTAGCGCACTATTTAAGTGATGGTTGTGATGCGGCTGATCGCACAATAAGGTAAAATACATAAATTCTTAATTAGAGCGTACTTGTGCTGCAAGTCGCCCCCCCCAGCGGTTTACCCACCCCCGACTTTGCAAGTCGACCCCGCCAGCGGGGTACATTTGGTGGAGCTAGTAGCAAGGATTTGCTTTTTTTTGCTGAAGAAAATATCTCAGTGTTTGTCGCATCCTGGCGCGCAGGCCGGAGGCCGGAGCGCGGTGGCCGGAGGCCACAAGGACCAGCGGTGGTAGCACTGCGGCGGCAGCGCAGTGCGGACGACGCGGCACCGATCCCGTCCCGACTAGAAAAGTCGGGACGGGAGCAGGTGGGGCCCACACTGAAACAAATAATTAAAACAAATTAGCAAAATCAACAAATAACAACAAATCCTCTAATTATCCTGCGCTAGACAACTCAAAGCTTGTATCTTTGTTGCTTATACTAGACCAAAAAGAACGCATGAGTTCCGTAGATACGACCCGAGAAATCACCAAGGCTGACTTGCGCAATACCATCTTTATTAAAGGCGCGCGCAGCAACAATTTGAAGAACATAAGTCTGGATATTCCGAAGAACAAGCTGGTGGTGGTCACCGGTGTTTCGGGGTCGGGGAAATCGTCGATAACGATGGATACGCTGTTTGCGGAAGGGCAACGGCGCTACGTGGAGAGCCTGTCGAGCTACGCGCGGCAGTTCCTGATGCGGATGAAGAAGCCGGATGTGGACTACATCAAAGGTATCTGTCCAGCCATTGCCATTGAGCAGAAAGTGAGTACGGCCAATGCCCGCTCAACCGTGGGTACCTTGACAGAAGTGTACGATTATCTGCGGCTGCTGTACGCCAGAATAGGCAAGACGGTGAGCCCAATATCGGGGATGGAGGTGAAGAAACACGAGGTGTCGGACGTGGTCGACTACATCCTGCAATTGCCTGAGGGTAGTAAGGTGCAACTATTGGCCCCAGCCCCCGCTAAATACCGCGACCGCACCTTGGGTGCCGAGCTGCAGCTGCTGTTGCAGAAGGGCTACACCCGCGTATTTTGGGAAGGTGAGTTGCAGGACATCCAGGAGCTGATGGAGTCGAAAGACAAGAACCTGAGCAAGAAGCTGGAAAAGCTGGAGGAAGAGCTTATGATACTGATCGACCGGGTGGTCGTAAAAAAAGATGACGAGGAGAACAACAAGCGGATTGCGGACTCGGTGCAGACGGCCTTTTACGAAAGTGAGGGCGACTGCCAGGTGATGGTCATTGACGGAGAAAGCAAGAACTTCAACAACCGCTTTGAGCTGGATGGGATGACCTTTCTGGAACCCTCACCACAGCTCTTCAACTTCAACAACCCTTATGGTGCTTGCCCAAAATGTGAAGGTTTCAGCTTGGTGATGGGGATTGATGAGACCAAAGTTATCCCTAACCCTGCGCTGAGTGTATACGAAGGAGCCATAGCCTGCTGGAAAGGTGAGCGCTACGGCCAGTCGCTAGATAGATTTCTGGAAGTGGCGCACAAGTTCGACTTCCCGGTGCATACCCCTTACCAGGATTTGAGTCGGCCAGAGCAGCGCCTATTATGGCGGGGCAACAGCTACTTTGAGGGGGTGGATGCCTTCTTCGGCGAGTTGCAGGAGAAGATGTACAAAATCCAGAACCGCGTAATGTTGGCTCGCTACCGCGGGCGGACACGTTGCCCGGAATGTGATGGTAGCAGACTCCGCCAGGAGGCATCATACGTATTGGTAGACGGGCATCCGATCACGGAATTGACGGATATGCCGATCAAGAATTTGCTGACCTTGTTTGCGGAGTTGAAACTGAATGAAAACGACCGACAGATTGGTCGGCGCTTGCTGCTGGAAGTCAATAACCGTTTGAAGTTCATGTTTGACCTAGGGCTGGGTTACCTGACTTTGAGTCGCCTATCGAATACCCTCAGTGGTGGAGAAACCCAGCGGATCAACCTGACCCGCACCCTAGGCAGCAACCTTACCGCCTCGATGTACCTGCTGGACGAACCCAGCATTGGGTTGCATCCACGAGATACGGGAAGGCTGGTGACCGTGCTGGAGCGACTGCGCGACCTGGGCAATACCGTAGTGGTGGTAGAGCACGAGGAAGACGTAATCAAAAGTGCCGACTACCTCATCGACATCGGCCCGGCAGCGGGCATTCATGGCGGAGAGGTGGTATTCGCCGGGCCTTACGCGGACATCTACGATGAAGCCACCGAGAGCCTAACGACCAAATACATGAGCGGACGGATGGCCATACCCGTACCTGAGAGTCGCCGTCCGGTGAGCAACTTCCTAAGGGTACGCGGCGCACGACAACATAACCTCAAAAACATAGATGCCGATATCCCCCTGAACGCGCTGACCGTAGTGACGGGCGTATCGGGTAGTGGCAAGACCAGCCTGGTAAAAGATATCATCTACCGCGCGCTGAAACAAAAGCTGGAAGAAACTTACAGTAAAACGCCCGGTGTATTCAAGGAATTGGCCGGGGAGATCGGCATGCTGACCCAGGTAGAGCTGGTGAACCAGAAACCTATTGGTAAATCATCGCGCTCGAACCCGATCACCTACGTGAAGGCTTACGATGCCATCCGTAAATTGATGTCGGACCAGCAATTGTCGAAAATCCGGGGCTACAAGCCGGGGCACTTTTCCTTCAATGTGGACGGTGGCCGCTGCGACGAATGCAAAGGTGATGGTGAGATTGTAGTAGAAATGCAGTTTCTGGCGGACATTCGCCTGGAGTGTGAAACTTGTGGTGGCAAGCGCTTCAAGTCGGACTTGCTAGATGTGACCTACAATGGTAAAAACATCCACCAGATTCTGGAATTGAGCATTGAGGAAGCGCTGGATTTCTTCAAGGACCACGATGATATTCTGAGCAAAATACAGCCCTTGTTTGATGTAGGCTTGGGCTACGTGCAGCTGGGGCAGGCCTCTTCTACCCTATCGGGTGGTGAGGCGCAGCGGGTGAAGTTGGCTTCCTTCCTGAGCAAAGAAAGTGCCCGCGACCACGTTTTCTTCATCTTTGACGAACCTACAACAGGCCTCCATTTTCACGATATTCGCAAACTGCTGGATGCCCTGAACGCGCTGGTAGAAAAGGGCCATACCGTACTGGTGGTAGAGCACAACCTGGAGGTAGTCAAATGCGCCGACTGGGTCGTAGACCTAGGCCCTGAGGGCGGTGCCGAAGGTGGCCACTTGGTGTTTCAGGGCCGCCCGGAGGATTTGGTCAACGTCAAGGAATCCTATACGGGGCAGTATTTGGGGGAGAAGTTGGTTTGATGGTTTTGTTCGTTGGTTTTGTTCGTTGAAAAGGTGTAAAGGTTGGAAGGGTGTAAAGGTTGGAATAGTTATTTTCTTCGATTAAAACGGTACCAGTCCAGAAATTCGACCGATTGATTGATGCTTGCGGAATCAGGCATATTGTGCATATCAATGCCTGTTTTTGCTTTAACGATTGCGATAAGCTCACTACGACGGATACCAAATTTTTCGGATACCAAAACAGCACAAGATCTTGCACTTGAGGCTCGGTGTAACAAGGAAAGATCTTCCCGTTGGGCCCTTTTTTTGTGGCCTGAAAATGACATCTACCATTCTATTTGAAAATATAAAAAAGGCGGAGACTAAGCCTTTTGCGCCAGTGCCTTTGCTGCATTATCCAGGATCTGCTAAAACCATGGTTCTCAGCTTGTCCACCAACCGAATTGGTACACTGACAGCGCCGCCTTTTTTGGAGAGTGGCGTGTCTCTCGTCGTACGGGGCATTCTCGACTGCTGTTTTTCTCTCTGCTCTTGCGGAGCATTCGGTTACGTTTTTAACGCTTACCTAAAGTGCAAACATTCATCAAGTACCTCAGCCTTGCGGGCTTTGGTGACTCCTGGTTAAGTCGTAACTTCCAGGAATTAGGCGCTTTGCTTACCCGGTACCGGTCAGGCCTTTGCTAGTTAAGAATACAAGATTCGAACTTGTCCACTTTAGATTAACAATCTAATGCTCTACCAACTGAGCTAACTCCTTGCCACTGAAATGTGCCTGACCAACTGCTCCGCACCCTTTTGGGGTACCGAATACAGCACACTTCCTGCGTTTCGGTTTACAAAACCTACTGTGCCGTACTTTAAGACTACTGGGCAGACCGAAACCTACCTTTCCCCTTTGGCACTAAAAATTATTCTTTCAATACACTTTCAATAACGGGCCCAACCTCGTCTGTGGGGTTGGAATAATCCAAACCAAGGCAAGCAGCGGCGGTTTTGGCCACTTGATTTTGCCACCATTGGCCCTCTGTTTTAACCTCACCTAAGGCGGGAGTGTCAGGGCCCAGGGCGGCCAACCAGATGGCGTTTGACCCATCGTAGGTTTTTCCGTGGCTTTTCCACTCGGTCATAGGGCTGTTGCCGCGGCCGTGATCCGTGGTGATTAAGAGGGTGGTTTTGCCAGCGTAGACCGGGTCACTTTGTAGGTATTCCCATAATTGGCCAATCATCTGATCGGTTTGGTGGGCGCTATAGAGATAGCGATTGTAGGAACCATCGTGTGCAAAATCATCGGTTTCGCCATAACTGATGTACACGACGCGAGGGTGTTGCCGCTTAACGTATTCCATCATGTAGTTGTGGGTCAGGAAATCCGGGCGAACGCTGTTCCAAAGGAGCGGTGCCTGCTGGCTCAATTCATTGAGGAAGATTTCCTTGGCGGATAAATGATCTCCCTCTGCCAGATCGTATCCACAATTTACGGGAATGCCGCTGCGCTCTTCATTGACGATGTAGTCAAAGACATCCCAGGAACCAAAGGCCGCTACCCGACTGTGGAAAGCGGGCTGCTCGTTGAGCCACTCCAACAAGGTCTTATTAGGATTATTGACTTTGTTGTTGCTGTTGATCCGAGGGTCGCTGAAGCCGCTGAGAATCTCATTGTAACCGGGGTAAGAAAACCAAAAGAAGTTGGTCAGGTTTCCTTTATTCCCCAACCACCGATTTCCGTGTAGCTGGCCTTGCTTAGCGATGACATCCCAAAAGAAAGGCATCAGTTTCGCCCGACGCACTTCGGCCGTTTCGCCACCAAATTCCTTTCTGATCTCGTCTTGATAGCTCGTCAGTTCGCGGTTATCCACCATCGAATCGACGATGCCGCCGTAAAGCTCTTCCCAACGCAGGCCATCCAATGTAATGATGAAAACGTTTTCCGTAAGCAGCTCGCTACTTTGACCAACAAGGGTAAAGCCACTGAATGCAATCAATAACGTAGCAATTAAATTTTTCATGACTTAGTTTTTTTAAGGAACGTAAAAACAATAAATGATCCAGTTCCTAAACAGCCCCCAAAACAGGTGCTTGCTTTATTTTATGATAGAAATAGACAATAGCGATTATTGTAGTTGCACAACTCACGAGCGCAACTAAGTAGCTCATTTTGGTAAAAAAAATCAACCAGCTGAGCTCTCCCTGGCCAAAATTTCTATACAACAAGGTCAAGACACTACCGGCGTAGCCCCAGGCATCCGCTAGGTAGATTAAAAAGCCTACATTGGCGACACTGCCCAAGGCAGCGATCAGTCGTTCGAAAAGGATGGCGTTGTACGGGATGTAAATAATATAAAGCCCGGCACCGATTAGGATCATCCACCAAGCACCCGGCAAAACGCCCGCCTGAAACGCAATGGTACTACCACCCACCACAAGGCCGCCGCCGAGAATCAACCAGAGATAGAGTAAAAAAGCTGTTCGGTTATTGCGAATAAACATGGTGAGCGCCAGCATCACTAAAGTGAGCACCGCAATGGGTAATTCTGCCAAAGTAAAGATAGCCGGAGCATCTCCGTAACCGAGGCCAGTCCACAGTTCCAGCGCAAAATTGTCTCGAAAATCACGATAGATGGTGATACTTACGTAGCAAACGATGAGTGCCAGGATGCCCAAACCATGCTTGCGAGAAAAGGCTTTTCGTTCCACTTTGGTCATGGGGGCTCGTTCCGTACGCAGCGCGACATCTTGGTTGCTTGGTTGCGGAATTTTTTCCATCAGCCAACCTCCAAGCACCAAGCCGGGTAAGAAGATAGCGCCGGTAGCAAAAGGCATCCAGTATTCGCTTACGGACTGGTACTGGATCAGCCAGGCTCCTACCGATTTTACCACGCCGGAAGCAACAATAAAGCTAGCACACAGGGCGGCGCCCAGTAATTCGGTGGTTTGCCGGCCTTCGAGATAACTAAAAACCACGCCCCAGACCATGCCTAATGGGAGTCCGTTGAGGAATAAAAACAGCAAACTCCATCCGGAATCTTTGCTGAGCGCAAACCCCAACAAGGCCAACCAGGCGATCCCCACCAACCTAAGCAACATCCGAAAACGCACCCCGGGGCGCAATTCCGAAATGAATTTGATACCAATGAATTTGGACGTCGCATAACCCAATACCTGCGCGATGATGATCGCTATTTTAAAGTCGACCACCATCCCCACAGCAGTGGCTGTTTCGTAAGCTGCAACGGTAAATGGTCGCCGAAATGCGTACATACAGAAATAGGTAGCAAAGGACGTACACATAGCAAACACCGTGATGGCCAAAGGCGACCATTTCGCAACAGGACGAAACATAGAATAGCTATTTAGCAGCGTTCGTTTGTAAATACCGGGTGATCGCTTTTGGCAACAACTCTATGGACGACAACAGTTCATGGTGGGGATAAGCCTTAAGTGCTTCCTCCGTATGCGTACCATTGGTCACACCCAGGTTGAGGCCCACACCAGCAGCGGCACCTGCTTGTAGGTCGGCCGGGGTATCTCCGATTTTCACTACCCGCTTGGGGTCGGTAATCCCAAAGGTTTTCATGGCATGCAAAATCATCGCCGGGTGCGGGCGACCCGCTCCGGTTTCATCAGGTGTAAGCGACAAATCGATGATGGCATCCGGGCTTATTGCCCTGAAGTTATCGTCTAGTCCTATATTCCAACCCAGACGATCGAGGATGATATTGGCCACCTTGCGGTAAAAACCGGTGGTGAGGACGATTTTAATATTTCGTTCCCGCAGCCATGCGAAGGTTGCGAGTGCTCCCTCGGTGGGTACTACTTCGGCCGTTTGGTAATGTGTCTCTAAAACGTGCCGAAAGTGGTCGTAGGTAATTTGCACTTTTTCCTGGTAGACATTAGTACCGGCATCCATTTTTTTCGCCCACAAGGTTTGGACAACTTCCAACTTAGGGAGGCCCTGCATGGCTTTAATCTGGTCTTTATCAGCATCCAGACCGGTCTCTACGGCGGCCTGGTAAAAACAATGTTCTACTTCAGATTGATCGCGTACGGTGGTTCCCGCCATATCGAAAACGACCATTTCAATTTCATTC is a window from the Lewinella sp. LCG006 genome containing:
- a CDS encoding Tex family protein, coding for MSSALIKRIAQTVNISEKQVAAALRLFEDGATIPFVARYRKEATGELDEVELAEIQQEHKRLTDLEKRRETILSAIAEQGKLTPELEQRIRNTYDTNELEDLYLPYKRKRKTRASVARERGLEPLALKILEQRQQQGIEAMAATYLNDEVPTIEDALQGARDIIAEIANEDEKARNTVRKHFRRGAVITSKVARGKDTEAAKYQDYFDYSEPLSKCPSHRLLAIRRGEEEGLLRVIIAPEDELVLADLERGYLDGYGEASQQVKMALQDGYQRLLGPSIETEFRKLAKDKADKEAIEVFTTNLRQLLLAAPLGQRATLGIDPGFRTGCKVVCLDANGNLLYHTTIYPHPPQSKDAETRYMLEDMVDRYRIEAIAVGNGTAGRETLSLCSSIKFNHRVEVFSVNEAGASIYSASEAAREEFAELDLTVRGAVSIGRRLMDPLAELVKIDPKSIGVGQYQHDVNQTMLKESLDRTVESSVNAVGINLNTASKHLLTYVSGLGPTLAQNIVDYRRENGPFKSRKTLKKVARLGDKAYEQAAGFLRIRDGKNPLDNTAVHPERYALVEQMASDLGVSVTDLIKRGELRKQINLRQYITEEVGLPTLKDILQELAKPGLDPRGEAKSFQFANVSTIDDLYEGMQLPGIVTNVTNFGAFVDIGIKENGLVHISQLADKFVKNPADVVSLNQQVQVRVVSIDRERKRIQLSMKGD
- a CDS encoding ABC transporter permease, coding for MLKNYLKTALRNLWKNRFYSGINLLGLSSGMLCFLFIAAFIQDELSYNRFHEKGDRIVRMNFVGKMGENDLTVPQLGAPVGAVMLEEFPEVENFMRFRETGEFLVRYENQSFQESEVVYADSTLLDIFDFTLLEGDPNSILRQAGTAIVTQSIAKKYFGSQNPIGKTIQLDNESDYVINGVLADIPKNSTIQQDIFLAMASLDESRETLWTNMNFETYFLLREGAQIANIEAKLPEFLRRHLGSEMERFLKISFDDFLAAGNSGEFTLMPLRDIYLHSEFQENLGPSSDIKYLYIFAAVGIFILLLAAINFVNLATARASTRSREVGVRKVVGAGRLQLMGQFLSESTLLAFLALGIALIGMRIALPYFNELAGKSIRMSFFMEQPLMVGIGFSLVALIGLLAGAYPSFVLAGFRPMEAIQQRLPGNGKRRSQLDLRGTLVVFQFAITTLLLVSTLTVYRQMQFVQEKKLGYNKEQLLLIDGAYGLGDQLSAFTSQLKMDARVKSLATTSYLPTPSSRNKSGYFLGNSPEKSALYMMQVWYVDENYLPTMDIELVEGRNFAPTTETGTTTNVIVNEAAIREFHLTGDVIGQQISRNFGDDAGDQSALYVYNIVGVVKDFHYESFHHEIEPLVLHQGQSNRFVAARVTPTNLPGLLTDIEQQWKALAPHQPFQYTFLDEGFTQMYEAEIRMGKVARLFAFLSILIASIGLLGLATFTALQRQKEVSIRKVLGASVSGLFLLLTRDFGKLILIALVISLPISWYLMQQWLQGFVYATAISISTFFLTGGVLLVVALLAVGFQSLRTALGNPVDSLRGT
- the uvrA gene encoding excinuclease ABC subunit UvrA, which gives rise to MSSVDTTREITKADLRNTIFIKGARSNNLKNISLDIPKNKLVVVTGVSGSGKSSITMDTLFAEGQRRYVESLSSYARQFLMRMKKPDVDYIKGICPAIAIEQKVSTANARSTVGTLTEVYDYLRLLYARIGKTVSPISGMEVKKHEVSDVVDYILQLPEGSKVQLLAPAPAKYRDRTLGAELQLLLQKGYTRVFWEGELQDIQELMESKDKNLSKKLEKLEEELMILIDRVVVKKDDEENNKRIADSVQTAFYESEGDCQVMVIDGESKNFNNRFELDGMTFLEPSPQLFNFNNPYGACPKCEGFSLVMGIDETKVIPNPALSVYEGAIACWKGERYGQSLDRFLEVAHKFDFPVHTPYQDLSRPEQRLLWRGNSYFEGVDAFFGELQEKMYKIQNRVMLARYRGRTRCPECDGSRLRQEASYVLVDGHPITELTDMPIKNLLTLFAELKLNENDRQIGRRLLLEVNNRLKFMFDLGLGYLTLSRLSNTLSGGETQRINLTRTLGSNLTASMYLLDEPSIGLHPRDTGRLVTVLERLRDLGNTVVVVEHEEDVIKSADYLIDIGPAAGIHGGEVVFAGPYADIYDEATESLTTKYMSGRMAIPVPESRRPVSNFLRVRGARQHNLKNIDADIPLNALTVVTGVSGSGKTSLVKDIIYRALKQKLEETYSKTPGVFKELAGEIGMLTQVELVNQKPIGKSSRSNPITYVKAYDAIRKLMSDQQLSKIRGYKPGHFSFNVDGGRCDECKGDGEIVVEMQFLADIRLECETCGGKRFKSDLLDVTYNGKNIHQILELSIEEALDFFKDHDDILSKIQPLFDVGLGYVQLGQASSTLSGGEAQRVKLASFLSKESARDHVFFIFDEPTTGLHFHDIRKLLDALNALVEKGHTVLVVEHNLEVVKCADWVVDLGPEGGAEGGHLVFQGRPEDLVNVKESYTGQYLGEKLV
- a CDS encoding alkaline phosphatase family protein, encoding MKNLIATLLIAFSGFTLVGQSSELLTENVFIITLDGLRWEELYGGIVDSMVDNRELTSYQDEIRKEFGGETAEVRRAKLMPFFWDVIAKQGQLHGNRWLGNKGNLTNFFWFSYPGYNEILSGFSDPRINSNNKVNNPNKTLLEWLNEQPAFHSRVAAFGSWDVFDYIVNEERSGIPVNCGYDLAEGDHLSAKEIFLNELSQQAPLLWNSVRPDFLTHNYMMEYVKRQHPRVVYISYGETDDFAHDGSYNRYLYSAHQTDQMIGQLWEYLQSDPVYAGKTTLLITTDHGRGNSPMTEWKSHGKTYDGSNAIWLAALGPDTPALGEVKTEGQWWQNQVAKTAAACLGLDYSNPTDEVGPVIESVLKE
- a CDS encoding DUF5690 family protein; this encodes MFRPVAKWSPLAITVFAMCTSFATYFCMYAFRRPFTVAAYETATAVGMVVDFKIAIIIAQVLGYATSKFIGIKFISELRPGVRFRMLLRLVGIAWLALLGFALSKDSGWSLLFLFLNGLPLGMVWGVVFSYLEGRQTTELLGAALCASFIVASGVVKSVGAWLIQYQSVSEYWMPFATGAIFLPGLVLGGWLMEKIPQPSNQDVALRTERAPMTKVERKAFSRKHGLGILALIVCYVSITIYRDFRDNFALELWTGLGYGDAPAIFTLAELPIAVLTLVMLALTMFIRNNRTAFLLYLWLILGGGLVVGGSTIAFQAGVLPGAWWMILIGAGLYIIYIPYNAILFERLIAALGSVANVGFLIYLADAWGYAGSVLTLLYRNFGQGELSWLIFFTKMSYLVALVSCATTIIAIVYFYHKIKQAPVLGAV